A section of the Polyangium spumosum genome encodes:
- a CDS encoding glycogen synthase: MDILFVASEIAPMVKVTGLADVVASLSKALRLLGHKVTLALPRYPGIEASGVMIARRLTPLVLTIGGERVEVTVFDGRLGSGVELVLFDVPGLFAEGPSRLADEDEGDLAAARRYGVFALSVVELVRQRALAGTPFEVVHAHDWPSALVPYLLRDREGDARPASVLTIHDLARQGLFPREALRLIGLGDEHFQPSLLEFYGKVSFLKAGLLAADAITTVSPTYAREILTPEHGERLDGVLATRAKEHEIVGIVNGIDYAVYNPMTDPALPARYDAEDTTNKARCKSALLAELGLPIDIERPLVVSVGRISPQKGGDLLATALPKILKSDACVVVAGAGDRAILTKIEAAVAKAPERARLLGDAAEPLVHRLFAAADIVVVPSRYEPCGLVQLYAQRYGALPVAYRTGGLLDTIVDCDAALETGTGFLYDKPTSTSLLGAVQRALAAMTSPRWPGLRRRVMRLDLGWDRPARRYVHVYRSAITKRTA; encoded by the coding sequence ATGGACATCCTCTTCGTCGCTTCCGAGATCGCGCCGATGGTGAAGGTCACCGGCCTCGCCGACGTCGTCGCGTCGCTCTCGAAGGCGCTCCGGCTCCTCGGGCACAAGGTCACCCTCGCGCTGCCGCGTTACCCTGGGATCGAAGCTTCCGGCGTCATGATCGCGCGGAGGCTGACCCCGCTCGTCCTGACGATCGGCGGCGAGCGCGTCGAGGTCACGGTCTTCGACGGGCGGCTCGGATCGGGCGTGGAGCTCGTGCTCTTCGATGTCCCGGGGCTCTTCGCCGAAGGCCCGTCACGCCTCGCCGACGAGGACGAGGGGGATCTCGCGGCCGCGCGTCGGTACGGCGTGTTCGCGCTCTCCGTCGTCGAGCTCGTCCGCCAGCGCGCGCTCGCGGGCACGCCGTTCGAGGTCGTGCACGCGCACGACTGGCCCTCGGCGCTGGTCCCGTACCTCCTGCGCGACCGCGAGGGCGACGCGCGCCCCGCCTCGGTGTTGACGATCCACGATCTCGCGCGCCAGGGCCTCTTCCCGCGCGAGGCGCTGCGGCTCATCGGCCTCGGCGACGAGCATTTCCAGCCCTCGCTCCTCGAGTTTTACGGCAAGGTGAGCTTCCTCAAGGCGGGCCTGCTCGCCGCCGACGCCATCACCACGGTGTCGCCGACGTACGCGCGCGAGATCCTCACGCCCGAGCACGGCGAGCGGCTCGACGGCGTCCTGGCCACGCGCGCGAAGGAGCACGAGATCGTCGGCATCGTGAACGGCATCGATTACGCCGTGTACAACCCGATGACCGATCCGGCGCTGCCCGCGCGGTACGACGCCGAGGACACGACGAACAAGGCGCGCTGCAAGAGCGCGTTGCTCGCCGAGCTCGGGCTCCCGATCGACATCGAGCGCCCGCTCGTCGTCTCGGTTGGCCGCATTTCGCCGCAGAAGGGCGGCGATCTGCTCGCCACCGCGTTGCCCAAGATCCTGAAGAGTGACGCCTGCGTGGTCGTGGCAGGCGCGGGAGATCGCGCGATCCTCACGAAGATCGAAGCGGCGGTCGCGAAGGCGCCCGAGCGCGCGCGTCTCCTCGGCGACGCCGCCGAACCCCTGGTGCACCGCCTCTTCGCCGCCGCCGACATCGTCGTCGTCCCCTCGCGGTACGAGCCCTGCGGCCTCGTGCAGCTCTACGCGCAGCGGTACGGCGCCTTGCCCGTCGCCTACCGGACGGGCGGCCTGCTCGACACCATCGTCGACTGCGACGCGGCCCTCGAGACCGGCACGGGGTTCCTGTACGACAAACCCACGTCGACGAGCCTGCTCGGCGCCGTGCAGCGCGCCCTCGCGGCCATGACCTCGCCCCGCTGGCCGGGGCTCCGTCGTCGCGTGATGCGCCTCGACCTCGGCTGGGATCGCCCGGCGCGCCGCTACGTGCACGTCTATCGTTCGGCCATCACGAAGCGGACCGCGTAA
- the lon gene encoding endopeptidase La, translated as MFFKNDSDRGKSAPERGVAPLLPLRDIIVFPYMVSQLFVGRERSIAALDEAMNRGKEIFLAAQRNAKTNDPTAEDIFAVGSVGVIMQLLRLPDGTVKVLIEGKRRAKIKKFVPSDAFFLVEYEEIPEKAASSVEVEALMRSVQSTFEVYVKLNKKIQPEVLMAVQAIDDASRLADAIVANLPTIKLADRQSLLETDDPKQRLERLIELMQAEIEILQVEKKIRSRVKKQMEKTQKEYYLNEQMQAIQKELGGGERDEFKNEIQEIEEALKTKRMSKEATAKVKKELKKLKMMHPTSAEATVVRNYIDWILDLPWYEKSEERFDLGEAEKILDEDHYGLRKIKERILEYLAVQALTKKLKGPVLCFVGPPGVGKTSLAKSIARATNRKFVRLSLGGVRDEAEIRGHRRTYIGALPGKLIQSLKKAGTNNPVFLLDEVDKMSTDFRGDPAAALLEVLDPEQNHAFNDHYLDLDYDLSDVMFITTANTLGGIPVPLQDRMEIIQLSGYTEFEKLNISLKYLVPRQRKECGLEDVNMNFNEGAVRTIIHHYTKESGVRSLEREIASVCRKVARKVVNEGKDKPIEITAKSIPKFLGVPKYRLGKRAEKDEVGLVNGLAVTSVGGDLLPAEAVVLPGKGKLVVTGLIEKGMEESAQAAMSYVRSHLERLGLSSDAYQKVDVHVHFPDFVRKDGPSAGVTMVTAVCSALMKVSVRQDLAMTGEVTLRGRVLAIGGLKEKLLAAHRSGISTVVLPKENRKDLRDVPRRVLRALRLVLVDHVDDVLREALIVKDPEATFGPPHARLEYRDGELVTPNGSPAPSLPSLPPDSPAEQPGA; from the coding sequence ATGTTCTTCAAGAACGACAGTGATCGCGGCAAGTCCGCCCCGGAGCGCGGGGTCGCACCCCTCCTGCCGCTCAGGGACATCATCGTCTTTCCTTACATGGTCTCCCAGCTCTTCGTCGGCCGCGAGCGCTCGATCGCCGCGCTCGACGAGGCGATGAACCGCGGCAAGGAGATCTTCCTCGCGGCGCAACGTAACGCCAAGACGAACGACCCGACGGCCGAGGACATCTTCGCCGTTGGCTCGGTCGGCGTGATCATGCAGCTCCTCCGCCTGCCCGACGGGACGGTGAAGGTGCTCATCGAGGGCAAGCGCCGCGCGAAGATCAAGAAGTTCGTCCCGTCGGACGCCTTCTTCCTGGTCGAGTACGAGGAGATCCCCGAGAAGGCTGCTTCGAGCGTCGAGGTCGAGGCGCTCATGCGCAGCGTGCAGAGCACCTTCGAGGTCTACGTAAAGCTCAACAAGAAGATCCAGCCCGAGGTCTTGATGGCCGTGCAGGCCATCGACGACGCCTCGCGCCTCGCCGACGCCATCGTCGCGAACCTGCCGACGATCAAGCTCGCCGATCGTCAGAGCCTGCTCGAGACGGACGATCCGAAGCAGCGGCTCGAGCGCCTCATCGAGCTGATGCAGGCCGAAATCGAGATCCTTCAGGTAGAGAAGAAGATCCGCTCCCGCGTCAAGAAGCAGATGGAGAAGACGCAGAAGGAGTACTACCTGAACGAGCAGATGCAGGCCATCCAGAAGGAGCTGGGCGGCGGCGAGCGCGACGAGTTCAAGAACGAGATCCAGGAGATCGAAGAGGCGCTCAAGACCAAGCGGATGAGCAAAGAGGCCACCGCGAAGGTCAAGAAGGAGCTCAAGAAGCTCAAGATGATGCACCCGACGAGCGCGGAAGCGACCGTCGTGCGCAACTACATCGACTGGATCCTCGACCTGCCCTGGTACGAGAAGAGCGAGGAGCGCTTCGACCTCGGCGAGGCCGAGAAGATCCTCGACGAGGACCACTACGGCCTGCGCAAGATCAAGGAGCGCATCCTCGAGTACCTCGCGGTTCAGGCGCTCACGAAGAAGCTCAAGGGCCCGGTGCTCTGCTTCGTTGGTCCGCCCGGCGTCGGCAAGACGAGCCTCGCGAAGAGCATCGCGCGCGCGACGAACCGCAAGTTCGTGCGCCTGTCCCTCGGCGGTGTCCGCGACGAGGCCGAGATCCGCGGCCACCGCCGCACGTACATCGGCGCGCTGCCGGGCAAGCTCATCCAGAGCCTCAAGAAGGCCGGGACGAACAACCCCGTCTTCCTGCTCGACGAGGTCGACAAGATGTCGACCGACTTCCGCGGCGACCCCGCGGCGGCGCTGCTCGAGGTCCTCGATCCCGAGCAGAACCACGCGTTCAACGATCACTACCTCGACCTCGATTACGACCTCTCCGACGTCATGTTCATCACGACGGCGAACACCCTCGGCGGCATCCCGGTGCCGCTGCAGGATCGCATGGAGATCATCCAGCTCTCCGGTTACACCGAGTTCGAGAAGCTCAACATCTCGCTGAAGTACCTCGTCCCGCGCCAGCGCAAGGAGTGCGGGCTCGAGGACGTGAACATGAACTTCAACGAGGGCGCGGTCCGCACGATCATCCACCACTACACGAAGGAGAGCGGCGTGCGCTCCCTCGAGCGCGAGATCGCCAGCGTCTGCCGCAAGGTCGCGCGCAAGGTGGTGAACGAGGGCAAGGACAAACCCATCGAGATCACCGCGAAGAGCATCCCGAAGTTCCTCGGCGTGCCCAAGTACCGGCTCGGCAAGCGCGCCGAGAAGGACGAGGTCGGCCTCGTGAACGGCCTCGCGGTGACCAGCGTCGGCGGCGATCTCCTGCCCGCCGAGGCCGTGGTCCTGCCCGGCAAGGGCAAGCTCGTGGTGACGGGCCTGATCGAGAAGGGCATGGAGGAGAGCGCGCAGGCCGCGATGAGCTACGTGCGCTCGCACCTCGAGCGGCTCGGGCTCTCGAGCGACGCGTACCAGAAGGTGGACGTGCACGTGCACTTCCCCGACTTCGTGCGCAAGGACGGGCCGAGCGCGGGCGTCACCATGGTCACGGCCGTGTGCAGCGCGCTCATGAAGGTCTCCGTCCGTCAGGACCTCGCCATGACCGGCGAGGTCACGCTGCGGGGCCGCGTGCTCGCGATCGGCGGCCTCAAGGAGAAGCTGCTCGCGGCGCACCGGAGCGGCATCTCGACCGTCGTCCTGCCCAAGGAGAACCGCAAGGATCTACGCGACGTCCCGCGCCGCGTGCTCCGCGCGCTCCGGCTCGTGCTCGTCGACCACGTGGACGACGTCTTGCGCGAGGCGCTCATCGTCAAGGACCCGGAGGCGACGTTCGGCCCGCCGCACGCCCGCCTGGAGTACCGCGACGGCGAGCTCGTCACGCCGAACGGATCGCCGGCTCCGTCCTTGCCGTCCCTGCCGCCGGATTCGCCCGCCGAACAGCCTGGCGCTTAG
- a CDS encoding ParA family protein has translation MAGIRESCSVCRSEFDVQFRYQMEERDGGFSFYCSQKCLEKSQLGGEGQGDKLATCDACAKRFQPELASQVMYLQGRRTYACSMPCRTQLQREASGVRLGEIAAEVTPPSVAPSPPPQTAPRTTATRASGPASSAAPSKRSSSATSPAVAVPVVPQIPNKRAAATAQAPQAAPEAPKEQAADAAVPRYLAVFNHKGGTGKTTTAVSVAAGLASRGKKVLLVDTDAQGNVSVSLGANVERSLYHVLVMGLRVSDATRVVRPNLDLLGSNETLAAAELYLAGRQNRDRVLCDRLSAAAAGYDYVVLDCSPSLSLMNQNALVFADSVLVPVACDYLSLVGVRQVIKTVKNVNALLHHPVQIWGVLPTFFDSRAKICREAVTTLKQHFGERCLPPVRAAIKVKEAPAQGQTIFEYAAGTPAAEDYGVVVDRIIQSREGTTKGAKDTKETKPARTAAATA, from the coding sequence GTGGCTGGGATCAGGGAGTCGTGCAGCGTTTGCAGGTCGGAGTTCGACGTCCAGTTCCGCTACCAGATGGAGGAGCGGGACGGTGGGTTCTCGTTTTATTGCTCCCAGAAGTGCCTCGAGAAGAGCCAGCTCGGCGGCGAAGGGCAGGGGGACAAGCTCGCGACGTGTGACGCGTGCGCGAAGCGGTTCCAGCCCGAGCTCGCCTCGCAGGTGATGTACCTCCAGGGCCGTCGCACCTACGCGTGCTCGATGCCTTGCCGGACCCAGCTCCAGCGCGAGGCGAGCGGCGTCCGGCTCGGCGAGATCGCCGCCGAGGTCACGCCGCCCTCCGTCGCGCCCTCGCCGCCGCCGCAGACGGCGCCGCGAACCACGGCGACGCGTGCTTCGGGGCCCGCGAGCAGCGCGGCGCCTTCGAAGCGGAGCTCCTCGGCGACCTCGCCGGCCGTGGCCGTGCCCGTGGTGCCGCAGATCCCGAACAAGCGGGCGGCCGCGACCGCGCAGGCCCCGCAGGCCGCGCCCGAGGCGCCGAAAGAGCAAGCCGCGGACGCGGCCGTGCCGCGTTACCTCGCCGTGTTCAACCACAAGGGCGGCACGGGCAAGACGACGACGGCCGTGAGCGTCGCGGCCGGCCTCGCCTCGCGTGGCAAGAAGGTCCTGCTCGTCGACACGGACGCGCAGGGCAACGTGTCCGTCTCGCTCGGCGCGAACGTCGAGCGCTCGCTCTATCACGTGCTCGTGATGGGCCTGCGGGTCTCGGACGCGACGCGTGTCGTTCGTCCGAACCTGGACCTTTTGGGCTCCAACGAGACGCTCGCCGCTGCGGAGCTCTACCTCGCGGGCCGGCAGAACCGCGACCGCGTGCTCTGCGACCGCCTGAGCGCCGCCGCCGCGGGTTACGACTACGTGGTGCTCGACTGCTCGCCGAGCCTGTCCTTGATGAACCAGAACGCGCTCGTCTTCGCCGACAGCGTGCTCGTGCCCGTCGCTTGCGACTACCTGTCGCTCGTCGGCGTGCGTCAGGTCATCAAGACCGTGAAGAACGTGAACGCGCTGCTGCACCACCCGGTCCAGATCTGGGGCGTGCTCCCCACGTTCTTCGATTCGCGCGCGAAGATCTGCCGCGAGGCCGTCACCACGCTGAAGCAACACTTCGGCGAGAGGTGCCTGCCGCCGGTGCGCGCGGCGATCAAGGTGAAGGAAGCGCCGGCGCAGGGGCAGACGATCTTCGAGTACGCCGCCGGCACGCCCGCCGCGGAGGACTACGGCGTGGTCGTGGACCGCATCATCCAGAGCCGCGAGGGCACGACGAAGGGCGCGAAGGACACGAAGGAAACGAAGCCCGCGCGCACGGCGGCAGCGACCGCTTGA
- a CDS encoding RluA family pseudouridine synthase, which produces MTRISARELGATEGPFGRGMKVVRPAEVPEGSVVSILRVPPEAKGMRLDRFVQSQLKRTSRTRAQKIIAHGAYAPDARRLRGNDRVQAEQLILLWRPPWDEKAPDVTLRILHEDDHLLAVDKPAGIPVHPTARYHQSTVVKLLENARDGERLMLSHRLDRETSGVLLLARTSQADRHVKWQFARGAMKPGAEERTVHKEYLAITWGADEEDTFRVDAPLELDPTSRYGVKMRVARPGEGLPSATRCAVIGRRRNPATGNLYALVRCTLETGRQHQIRVHLASRGTPVVGDKLYGPDDELFGRGADGLLTEEDRVVLELDRHALHAAMLELDHPADEGRRLRVEAPLPPDLEDFWANLEEISPSPAAEAPQ; this is translated from the coding sequence ATGACGCGCATCAGCGCGCGCGAGCTCGGCGCCACGGAAGGCCCCTTCGGCCGCGGGATGAAGGTCGTACGCCCGGCCGAGGTGCCCGAAGGGTCCGTCGTCTCCATCCTCCGCGTGCCCCCGGAGGCCAAGGGCATGCGGCTCGACCGCTTCGTGCAATCCCAGCTCAAGCGGACGAGCCGGACACGCGCCCAGAAGATCATCGCGCACGGCGCGTACGCCCCCGATGCGCGCCGCCTGCGCGGCAACGACCGCGTGCAGGCCGAGCAGCTCATCCTGCTCTGGCGCCCGCCCTGGGACGAGAAGGCGCCCGACGTCACGCTGCGCATCCTGCACGAGGACGACCACCTGCTCGCGGTCGACAAACCCGCGGGGATCCCGGTGCACCCGACGGCGCGTTATCACCAGAGCACGGTGGTGAAGCTGCTCGAGAACGCCCGCGACGGCGAGCGGCTCATGCTCTCGCATCGCCTCGACCGGGAGACCTCGGGCGTGCTCCTGCTCGCCCGGACGAGCCAGGCCGACAGGCACGTGAAATGGCAGTTCGCCCGCGGCGCGATGAAGCCCGGCGCAGAAGAGCGCACCGTGCACAAGGAGTACCTGGCGATCACCTGGGGCGCAGACGAGGAGGACACGTTCCGCGTGGACGCGCCGCTCGAGCTCGACCCGACGAGCCGCTACGGCGTGAAGATGCGCGTCGCCCGGCCCGGCGAGGGCCTGCCCTCGGCCACGCGTTGCGCCGTGATCGGGCGGCGGAGAAACCCCGCGACGGGGAACCTCTACGCCCTCGTACGATGCACCCTCGAGACGGGCCGGCAGCACCAGATCCGCGTGCACCTCGCGTCGCGCGGCACGCCCGTCGTCGGGGACAAACTCTACGGGCCGGACGACGAGCTCTTCGGCCGCGGCGCGGACGGCCTGCTCACGGAGGAGGACCGCGTCGTGCTCGAGCTCGATCGGCACGCGCTGCACGCGGCGATGCTGGAGCTCGATCATCCGGCGGACGAAGGGCGCAGGCTCCGCGTGGAGGCGCCGCTGCCGCCGGATCTCGAGGACTTCTGGGCGAACCTGGAGGAAATCTCGCCTTCCCCTGCTGCAGAAGCGCCTCAGTAA
- the purH gene encoding bifunctional phosphoribosylaminoimidazolecarboxamide formyltransferase/IMP cyclohydrolase has product MIRQALISVYDKTGLLPFARSLVKAGVKILSTGGTLKALADAGIAVTSVESFTGSPEVMGGRVKTLHPRVHGGILMRGDIDQADLERLGGAPIDLVAVNLYPFTQTVAKPGVLLAEVIEQIDIGGPAMVRSAAKNHGRVAVVCDPADYEAVLAEIEASSGEVSAATRRKLAAKAFAHTAAYDGAVSAYLSSLGDPDPAEEKAQPMREAYPRYLTLTFERAYGLRYGENPHQSGAFYRERVAPEGSLSLADSLGAGGKELSFNNLVDVDAALEAVREHERPAAVVVKHANPSGVAVADSLERAYRLARDADALSAFGGIVALNRPVDKATAAALAETFLECVVAPSFADDALPILRAKKNLRLLATRVLLPAEQGELTWKRVGGGLVVQGRDATGGDEVVKARIVTKRAPTEAELAALDLAWKVCKHVKSNAIVLAHEGRTVGVGAGQMSRVESVRIACRKAGDEAKGAVLASDAFFPFPDGVELALEHGVTAFVQPGGSVKDADVIAAADKAGAAMIFTGVRHFRH; this is encoded by the coding sequence ATGATCCGACAAGCGCTGATCTCGGTCTACGACAAGACGGGCCTTCTCCCATTCGCGCGTTCGCTCGTGAAGGCGGGGGTGAAAATCCTCTCGACCGGCGGCACGCTCAAAGCGCTCGCAGACGCGGGGATTGCCGTCACCAGCGTGGAGTCCTTCACGGGCTCGCCCGAGGTCATGGGCGGGCGCGTGAAGACGCTGCACCCGCGCGTGCACGGCGGCATCTTGATGCGCGGCGACATCGATCAGGCCGACCTCGAGCGCCTCGGCGGCGCGCCGATCGACCTCGTCGCCGTGAACCTCTATCCCTTCACGCAGACCGTCGCGAAGCCGGGCGTGCTGCTCGCCGAGGTGATCGAGCAGATCGACATCGGCGGGCCCGCGATGGTGCGCAGCGCCGCGAAGAACCACGGGCGCGTCGCCGTCGTGTGTGATCCGGCGGATTACGAGGCCGTGCTCGCCGAGATCGAGGCGAGCTCCGGCGAGGTGTCGGCGGCGACGCGACGCAAGCTCGCGGCGAAGGCGTTCGCGCATACGGCCGCGTACGACGGCGCGGTGTCGGCGTACCTGTCGTCGCTCGGGGATCCGGATCCGGCCGAGGAGAAGGCGCAGCCGATGCGGGAGGCGTATCCGCGGTACCTGACGCTCACGTTCGAGCGGGCGTACGGCCTCCGGTACGGCGAGAACCCGCATCAATCGGGCGCGTTCTACCGCGAGCGCGTGGCGCCCGAGGGCTCGCTGTCGCTCGCCGATTCGCTCGGCGCCGGCGGCAAGGAGCTCTCGTTCAACAACCTCGTCGACGTGGACGCGGCGCTCGAGGCCGTGCGCGAGCACGAGCGGCCCGCGGCCGTCGTGGTGAAACACGCGAACCCCTCGGGCGTGGCCGTCGCGGATTCGCTCGAGCGCGCGTATCGGCTCGCGCGGGACGCCGACGCGCTGAGCGCGTTCGGCGGCATCGTGGCGCTGAACCGTCCCGTGGACAAAGCGACGGCCGCGGCCCTCGCCGAGACGTTCCTCGAGTGCGTCGTGGCGCCCTCGTTCGCGGACGACGCGCTCCCGATCCTGCGCGCGAAGAAGAACCTGCGCCTGCTCGCCACGCGGGTCCTCCTGCCGGCCGAGCAGGGCGAGCTCACGTGGAAACGCGTGGGCGGCGGGCTCGTCGTGCAGGGGCGTGACGCGACCGGGGGCGACGAGGTCGTGAAGGCGCGGATCGTCACGAAACGCGCGCCCACGGAGGCGGAGCTCGCCGCGCTCGATCTCGCGTGGAAGGTCTGCAAGCACGTGAAGTCGAACGCCATCGTGCTCGCCCACGAAGGCCGCACGGTGGGCGTGGGCGCGGGGCAGATGTCGCGCGTCGAGAGCGTGCGTATCGCCTGCCGCAAGGCCGGGGACGAGGCGAAGGGCGCCGTGCTCGCCTCCGACGCGTTTTTCCCGTTCCCCGACGGCGTCGAGCTCGCCCTCGAGCATGGCGTGACCGCCTTCGTGCAGCCGGGCGGGAGCGTGAAGGACGCCGACGTGATCGCGGCCGCCGACAAGGCCGGCGCGGCGATGATCTTCACGGGCGTCCGGCATTTCCGGCACTGA